The Rhodospirillaceae bacterium sequence GTCCATGAGATCGCTCGTAATATTTGAATGTTGTACAGAACGAATTTCTGCAAATTCCGTTATCTCAGGAATTGAGGCTACCAGATCATCCGCGGATGCAGGCGCAACGAGCTTGCCGTTTGATGGCACATAATTCGATGCGATCGTTCCCCCCGTGGCGATTACGTAAACAACCGACTTTACCATAAC is a genomic window containing:
- a CDS encoding asparaginase, which encodes MVKSVVYVIATGGTIASNYVPSNGKLVAPASADDLVASIPEITEFAEIRSVQHSNITSDLMDIPTVVGLGKLVRKLLGEDNVAAVVITHGTATLEETAYFLDLTVDQDKPVV